The following is a genomic window from Caldicellulosiruptor danielii.
ATGTTATAAACTTTGCAAAAGATCACACACACATTGCAATTGTTGTGCTAATTATTAGAAATGGCAAGCTTATAAACAAGGAAGAGTTTGTTTTGAAAGCTGAAGAGGATACATTTGAGAGGTTCTTAGAGCAATACTACTCTGATGTTGTGTCTCTGCCAAAAGAGATTGTCATTCCTCATGAAATAGAAAACGCTGACAATGTTGAAAAGATGATTGAAAAACTTTATGGGTTCAAAGTGAAGGTAACTGTTCCAAAACAGGGTGAAAAAAAGCAGCTACTTGACATGGCAAAAAAGAATGCAGAGATTTCACTTGCTAACAGGCAAAGAGTAGATGATGTTTATGCTGAGGCGCTTTTAACTCTTAAGAATATCCTTGGGCTTGAAAATGAAATTGAAAAGATAGAAAGTTACGACATTTCCAACATTGCAGGTGCAGACAATGTAGGGACCCTTGTTGTGTTTGAGGATGGAAGGTTTAACAAAGAATTTTATAGGAAGTTCAAAATAAAAGGATTTGAAGGGCAGGATGATATAAGAAGCGTCAAAGAAGTTTTGACAAGAAGATTTACAAACTTAGAAAAGCATGGGAGAATTCCTGATTTGATATTGATTGATGGTGGACAAAATCAGGTCAATGCTGCTTTAGAGGTTTTGAACACTTTGGGATTTTCTATTCCTGTTGCTGGCATGGTGAAAGATGATAGACACAAAACAAGAGACTTGATTTACAATGGGAAAGAGTTAGGCATTCAGGAGTATCCACTTGTGTATAAACTTATATATGCTATTCAAGAAGAAACGCACAGGTTTGCGGTGAAGTTTCACAGAGAAGTTAGAAAGAAGCATCTGTATGAGTCAATTTTAGATGAAATAGAGGGAATAGGAGAGAAAAGAAAACTCAAGCTCTTTAGGACTTTTGGTTCAATTGACAATTTGAGAAAGGCAAGCATTGAAGAGATTGTAAAAGCAGCTGACATTCCATATGAGGTTGCTTTGAAGATAAAAGAAAAGATTGGAGTATAAAAATAAATTGACCTCGAAAGAAAGGTGTGGGTACAAATTGTTCTACACGACAGTTGGCAAAATAATAAAAGAGCTCAATTTAGAGTGTTTGACTGAAATCAGTGGAATTGAAGAGAGAAAGATAAAAGATATGAACTTGAATAGACCCGCTTTGCAACTTATGGGGTTTTTTGAGTATTTTGATGAGCAAAGGGTTCAGATAATAGGAATTTCTGAGATGGCGTATTTGAAAACCATGACACCATCGCAGCGAAGAAACGCAATTGAGAAACTTTTCCAGAGAAATATTCCATGTGTGATAATTACCTCAAACCAGGAACCTTTTGAGGAGTTTTTAGAATTTTCCAAAAAGTATGGTGTTCCTCTTCTTCGCACTCAAGAAGTTACAACAAGGTTCATGACAAATTTGAGCACTTTTTTGACACACGAGCTTGCACCAAGGATAACCCGCCATGGCACGCTTGTAAATGTGTATGGTGAAGGTGTTTTGATGCTTGGCGAAAGTGGGGTTGGGAAAAGCGAAACGGCTTTGGAGCTTGTAAAAAGAGGGCACATTCTTGTTGCCGACGATGCAGTTGAAATTCGAAAGGTTTCTGAAAAGACACTTGTGGGTGAAGCTCCCGAAATTATTAGGCATCTTATCGAAATTCGAGGGATTGGGATATTGGATGTCAAAAACCTGTTTGGTGTTGGCTGTGTCAAGGAGTCCGAAAGAATTGACCTTGTGATCCAGCTTGAAACATGGAAACAGGGCAAGGAATATGAACGACTTGGTCTTCATGACCAATACATAGAGATATTGGGTATAAAAGTACCGACGCTTGTGATTCCTGTACGACCCGGCAGAAATCTTGCCATAATTGTTGAGGTTGCAGCAATGAACAACAGACAAAAGAAGATGGGCTACAACGCAGCAAAAGCCCTCACAGAAAGACTTCAAAAACAGATGAGCAGAGGAAATGGAGCTGAATAAAAAGGTGTATTTTAATAAAAAAATTTCTCTAAATTGCAATATTAAATGCAACACTTTTTTTGATGAAACTGGAAATTATAACTTGATTAAAGCAACAACTGTGTATGATATTAGTTGCCAATATATGCCAGCTTTCCTGTAGGAAAGCTGGCGGCTGCCATTTTGTACTATATTTCCCTCTATCTATACGCCACCTCTTATACCTCTACTAAAAACTTCTCTATCACTCCTATTTCACATATTTCCTTCATCTCCACTAAAAACCTTTCTATACTGCTCTTGTAGTTGAATATCCTCCTGGGAAGCCTGTTGTACCACTCTTGTATCCTCTTTATTGCTTCTTTCGATATCTCTCTTATTTCTTTACCCTTAGGTAAAAAACGCCTTATCAATCCATTCATTCGCTCATTTGTTCCCCTCTCATACGCTGAATATGGATGTGTATAATATCCTTCCGAGCCTAATTCATTTAAAACTTTCCCAAGCTCGCTAAATTCACTACCATTGTCACTTGTCACACTTTTGAAAACTTTATTGAATTTATCTCCCAATATTTTTTGAAGCTTTATAAACAAGTCTTTGACATAAGAACTTTCCCTGCCCGGTATAACAAATATCATTCCAAATCGAGTTTTTCTCTCTGTCAAAGTAACAAGTACATTATCCGAAGAACGCTTGCCAACCAAAGTATCTATCTCCCAGTGCCCAAATTCTTCTCTGTTGTTTGCAACTTCCGGCCTTTCTTCTATACTTTTGCCTCTGGATTTGATTTTTGCTACTCTATACTTTATTTTTCTTGGCTTTAATCTAACTTTAACTGGCAAATCTATGTTCTTTACTCTTAACAATCCTCCTTCTATCCAATTGTATAGCGTCTTTGTACAAACCATTTCATCTTTGCTAAATCCAAGTTCCTGCCTACAATATCCAACTACTGCATCTGGCGACCATTTATCTTTCAGTATCTTTTCTTCTGCAAACTTTAAAAAGTTTTCAACCCCTAAAAGCTTACTCTTTCTACCACATTTTGCTCTGTTTTTTTCATACACAGCTTGACCTGTTTGAGCAAAGTATTTTTCAAATGTGCTCAGGTCAGTTTTCATTTGAGTGGTTGTGCCTCTTTTCACTTCACGTGAAATTGTACTTGCACTTCTGCCTAATTCTCTGGCTATTTCTCTTATACCATACCCTAATTCTAACAGCTTCTGTATAATTCCTCTCTCTACTTCACTTAAGTGTTTAAATTTTCTTCTCTTTGTGCTATGATTATCATAAGCCATAGCTTCAAACCTCCTGTGTATGGTTTTGTCTTTTCAACTAATATCATACACAGTTTGAAGCTATGGCTTCAATATCTATTACCCCTGTTGCATTTAATTTTACAACAAACAAATAAAAAAATTTCCCTACAAACTCTTGACACTATCATTTGATTTTGTCCAATTTAAGCTTACAGAGAATCAGTCAGAAAGCACATCTCCTTTAGGGGATTGTGATGAATGGCTGTCTTTTTCTTCTCTTGAACCATCTTGAGAATACGGGGTATAATAGAAATAGCAAAAAGTTTTTCGGTAGTAGGAGAGTTGAAAAGATGACAAAAGCAGAAAAAATTAGACAAACGTTGCTACAAACCAGGGAAAGAAGAAAAAACCAGATACCTGTAGTGTATCAGCTCAAGATTAATCTCAACTCTGCTGAAAAAGAAACGAAAGACAAACTCTTTAAGTTGTTTTTAGAAGCAAAATGGCTGTACAACTATATAGTTGCTGACATTGAAAACAGACTCAATGAAGATGCAGATAAACTAAAAGAAGTTGAAATAAAGGTTGGGGAAAGTTTTGAGAAAAGAGAGATTACAAATCTCACTTTGCAAATGAAGCAGGCTCTGGTGGAAAGAATAAAGCAAAACCTGTATGACCTACACAGACAAAAACAAAAAGGGTATAAAACAGGTAAACTGCAGTTTAAGCACCATGTTAATTCAATACCTCTCAAGCAGTTTGGTAATACTTTTAAATTTATTAATCAGCAGAAGACAAGAGTTAAAATCCAGGGCATTAAAAAACCTTTAAGGGTACTGGGCGGTCATCAAATTCTTGAAGGAGTAGAGATAGCCAAAGCAGAACTTATCAAAAAACCAAGCGGTATTCATCTTTTTGTAACCTGCTACATAGACAGGGATAAATACACAAAAATCTGGGAACACAGAAAAAACAGAAAAGGTGTGGTAAAACCAAGGGTATGGCAGACGTTTGATAGCGTAGCAGGAGTTGATTTTAAACCTATTGGGCTGATGCTGTCAAGTGGGCTAAAATTTGAATGGCTAATAAAAGAAACTGAAAGGTTGAAAACACTACAGAAGGAACTGGCACGCCAGCAAAAAGGTTCTAAACGATGGTACAAGACAAAAGAAAAGATTGCAAGGGAGTACGAAAGGATAACAAATATCAAGTACGACATAATCAACAAAGTTTGTTCATTTTTGTACAGGTACAGGACGGTATGTTTTCAGGAAGATCACATCAAGTGCTGGAAAGAAGGGTATTTTTCAAAATCAGTGCACTACAGCGCAGTAGGAATAATTAAGAGAAGACTGAGCGACAGTCTTCGGGTTCCTGCTGTGGCGATTAAAAGTAACATACCAACAACGAAGACATGTAGCAGGTGTGGCAGTCGGCAGGAGATTTCGCTGTCGGACAGGATTTTTAAGTGTTCAGTATGTGGTTTGGAGATAGACAGGGATTTAAATTCTGCGATAAACATGCTAAAGAGCGTAGGGCTGGACCGGTCCGAACTGACGCCCGTGGAATGGGAGACCTCTGCCAGGATATTTGGGAACAATCCCTATATTCTGGTAAGTCACACCACGTAGAAGCGGGAAGTCCAACCCTGATAGGAATCCTATCCCCTTCAGGGGATTGAGAGGAGGTCAAGATGTGGTATAATAATACTGTAAAGATTATTCTATCTCTCCTTTAAAATTTAATTTTTTTAAGGGGAAATAGTTAAATGGACGACAAAAATAAGGAAAAACTTCCTGCAAAAGAGCATGATTCCACTTTTAAGCTTCTTTTTGAAAATCCTAAGGATGTTTACCTTTTGGTGAGCAAAATCATAAACTATAGTTGGGCGAACGAAATACGAGAAAGCTCAATTGAAATAAAAAAG
Proteins encoded in this region:
- a CDS encoding RNA-guided endonuclease InsQ/TnpB family protein: MTKAEKIRQTLLQTRERRKNQIPVVYQLKINLNSAEKETKDKLFKLFLEAKWLYNYIVADIENRLNEDADKLKEVEIKVGESFEKREITNLTLQMKQALVERIKQNLYDLHRQKQKGYKTGKLQFKHHVNSIPLKQFGNTFKFINQQKTRVKIQGIKKPLRVLGGHQILEGVEIAKAELIKKPSGIHLFVTCYIDRDKYTKIWEHRKNRKGVVKPRVWQTFDSVAGVDFKPIGLMLSSGLKFEWLIKETERLKTLQKELARQQKGSKRWYKTKEKIAREYERITNIKYDIINKVCSFLYRYRTVCFQEDHIKCWKEGYFSKSVHYSAVGIIKRRLSDSLRVPAVAIKSNIPTTKTCSRCGSRQEISLSDRIFKCSVCGLEIDRDLNSAINMLKSVGLDRSELTPVEWETSARIFGNNPYILVSHTT
- the uvrC gene encoding excinuclease ABC subunit UvrC codes for the protein MLIEEKLFNLPTSPGVYIMKDENGNVIYVGKAVNLRNRVRQYFQNSQDIQPKTRLMVRKIKDLDYIVTDNEVEALILECNLIKEYRPKYNVLLRDDKNYQYIKITNEMFPRLVTTRKVEKDGSRYFGPYVSGYSVKQTVELLKSLFMLRTCKKKFPDQLGKGRPCLNFHIEKCLGVCKGDVSEEEYQKLVSKAVKVLSGKGDEIVEELKAKMFEYAESLMFEKAQEIKNKLSSLEQIITKQKVIYADDRSEDVINFAKDHTHIAIVVLIIRNGKLINKEEFVLKAEEDTFERFLEQYYSDVVSLPKEIVIPHEIENADNVEKMIEKLYGFKVKVTVPKQGEKKQLLDMAKKNAEISLANRQRVDDVYAEALLTLKNILGLENEIEKIESYDISNIAGADNVGTLVVFEDGRFNKEFYRKFKIKGFEGQDDIRSVKEVLTRRFTNLEKHGRIPDLILIDGGQNQVNAALEVLNTLGFSIPVAGMVKDDRHKTRDLIYNGKELGIQEYPLVYKLIYAIQEETHRFAVKFHREVRKKHLYESILDEIEGIGEKRKLKLFRTFGSIDNLRKASIEEIVKAADIPYEVALKIKEKIGV
- the hprK gene encoding HPr(Ser) kinase/phosphatase: MFYTTVGKIIKELNLECLTEISGIEERKIKDMNLNRPALQLMGFFEYFDEQRVQIIGISEMAYLKTMTPSQRRNAIEKLFQRNIPCVIITSNQEPFEEFLEFSKKYGVPLLRTQEVTTRFMTNLSTFLTHELAPRITRHGTLVNVYGEGVLMLGESGVGKSETALELVKRGHILVADDAVEIRKVSEKTLVGEAPEIIRHLIEIRGIGILDVKNLFGVGCVKESERIDLVIQLETWKQGKEYERLGLHDQYIEILGIKVPTLVIPVRPGRNLAIIVEVAAMNNRQKKMGYNAAKALTERLQKQMSRGNGAE
- a CDS encoding IS30 family transposase, with the protein product MAYDNHSTKRRKFKHLSEVERGIIQKLLELGYGIREIARELGRSASTISREVKRGTTTQMKTDLSTFEKYFAQTGQAVYEKNRAKCGRKSKLLGVENFLKFAEEKILKDKWSPDAVVGYCRQELGFSKDEMVCTKTLYNWIEGGLLRVKNIDLPVKVRLKPRKIKYRVAKIKSRGKSIEERPEVANNREEFGHWEIDTLVGKRSSDNVLVTLTERKTRFGMIFVIPGRESSYVKDLFIKLQKILGDKFNKVFKSVTSDNGSEFSELGKVLNELGSEGYYTHPYSAYERGTNERMNGLIRRFLPKGKEIREISKEAIKRIQEWYNRLPRRIFNYKSSIERFLVEMKEICEIGVIEKFLVEV